The DNA window atattagtttaATAAATAGTAGAGGCGTGTCTGAAAGGGTTTTTAGACAAAACCTTACCTGTCCGCAGGAAACCAAGCAAAAGCGCAAGCAAGATCATATTTCCCATTTTGTTCTTCACCATTCCAGCGCCCTATAAAAGACGACTAACTTTTAGTCAATCGATACAGAAATAAACTAACAATTTTATAAAACCATGACATTAGTCGACGCAAGGCTTCATAAGCGCACTTCATTTTATGTAAATAGTccttaaaataaattcattttgCGGTGAAATGATTACCCCACAACACAGGGGGTGTATTCAttgcgccgattctgttgcaaaacaaatCAAACCATTTACTCGAAATGGAACACGTTTTTGAAACGAAAaccagagtttctattggacaaattctagTTGGTCCCTCTCCGTTTCGTTCCGTTGGCTTTGTTTGGTTCTTTAACAGTAAACAATTTATGTTGCAAGATGTAATGAATACACACCAGGTGCCAAGGCAACTTTACCAGGCAGAATCCATCGGCGCGTGCCCAATCCCATCCCCAGCGTCAGGTGACATCGTTGAACCCGCCTCAAGCCATAACAGGTGCAACACAATGGAGATGTGTATGGAAGACTCGTGCACATGGACAATAGTTTTGAAATACATGTAGGACTAAATGTATCAAATAATTTGGGGAAATAGATCTAGGACTTTAAAATTGATTATCTTAACAAGATAAACCCTCTGGAAATTCCTTTTACATAGTGCCTTGAGAAAATCAGATATCTTTTTCTATAGGCCTATAGTAAAAGTGGTGATCTTTCTATTTATCAATTTATATAGAAAGATATGTTGGGAAGGCTCCAGTACAATGCAACCCCTGACGTGACCATAACTTAATTTACAACATTAGATGTATCAGCATAGTGTGCAGTAGTCGTGAACTGTCAGCTAGCCTATTCAACTCAGCAATATGATGTACTATAAAGGGGCCCCAGCTATCTCTTCTTCAGTGTCTGTCCTGCCCTGGGTTTGTGTCTTAATGCCAAGCTTGTTTGTACTCTCAGCAGGGTGGGAATTCCATGTCAACAGTCCTTCGACACACACAAAACTCAGTGTCCATGTGAATCAGGATTTCTACAGGCAGGGAGAAAAGGGCCCAGGCCACAGCACTGTGGAGAGGTCACGGTTTGTTGCTCTGAAAAGAAGGAAGGTTGGTTGTTGGTGGCTGGTATTATTTGTAAGGCTCTATTCATACTGGTAGACAGTCACTCTATGAAGTTTGGCCAAGCCCCAGCATTGAAGGGTGGTGCCGTTAAACAAGCGTGGGAGTGCTTTTGTGTTAATAgttttccccctttctctccaacATGTAAGCAATTCACTCAACACAACAACATGCCAACTTTAGTTCCACTCTCAAGAGCTCTTCTGGACCCAAAGTAAAGCGCTTTGAGATCTTGTGAAAAATGTTTRATAAATGTAAAGCACTCAATTTTACATTGAAGAGAGATTCTGCATCTGTGAAGACCAGATGCTGAAGCAAAAGCTTCCTtcctggtattgtgatgtcatcctGGAAAGGATGCATCTTGGTCTGACTTGTGGAATCTAGAATCCTGTCATATTTCCTGCTACACTCCATTTCCCCTTGTCATGGTCAGCATATTGATCAATGTTCAGTGTTGTCCCACATTCAGAAGGGAcagatacagtgagctccaaagtaTTGAGACagtgacatttttggttgttgatttggctctgtactccagcattttggatttgaaatgatacaatgactattaGGTTCAAGTGCAGACtggcagctttaatttgagggtacttTCAGgtaaactgtttagaaattactgAGCTTTTTGAACAATGTAACGGAATAAATTTCCTTATAtctattaaagtagtcaaaagtttagtatttggtcccatattcctagctaTTATTATCAGATTATTATTATCCTGAataaatcgtgaataatgatgagtgagaaaagtacagacacacaaatatcatagcCACCCAAAAATGTTAATCtcacctgttattgtaatggtgagaggttagcatgtcttggtggtatttgtgcatctaactttcatcattattcacaattcattcaggacaatctgtaatcatggtagtgtccacattaatgtagaagtgtttagaaacatattctattcttatttacaatgaaagtgaCTCCAACATTTACCATTKatttctattgggcacaaaataatttgAGAAACAACCCAAACAAAcaagcaaatgcatccaacaaatgtgaagagtcacaagcttgatgtagtcatcgCGTGCtttgaatatgggaccaaatactaaacttgactactttaatacacacaagtgaatttgtcccaatagtttttgtcccctaaaatgggggggaccaTGTACAaaaattgctataatttctaaacagttcaccctaTATGAATCAAAAtgccctcaaatgaaagctgccAGTCTGCATRTTAACCTCAGTCACAGTATCACTTCAAATCCAaattgctggagtacagagccaaaacaaataaaattgtcactgtcctaatacttttggagctcactgtattttaGTCACAGATATGTGTCTTGGGGAATAAGAGATATGGTATAAATTGTTCGTTTCACCTGTGCATGTGTGAAAATTTGCAAAATGAATGGTCATTGTCAGAGAAGGGTGTTGAGAGTTGTGAAtctgttgtgcttgtgtgtgtgtgaagaaagTTGTTAgcaagcactgtgtgtgtattaAGCAGTTAACATAGATAAGCGATAAGATACACACACTCCATAtccaatgtacacacacataacatgatgtAATAATCACACACAATGGCACAATCTAAATTAGGCAACAGGTGTTTATCAAAATCATCAATGTCAAACAAGTGAAATACAAACGTCTGCTCTGGCTGAATGGCAGTTTCAAACCACAGTTCAATACTGTGGGCTAATACAGAATAGCATTACAGTTCAATTGCAAATCTGTAATACAAATTCAAGCTCTGTAGGTACagtatatgacacacacacacacacacacacacaatgaagacAGGTGAACCTGAGTTGCCATTTTATAGGCCCAATTGACACCTATTTTGTGTTTCCTATAGCGTGATAACATTTTtggcattggggggggggggtattggagGTATAATTATAATGACCAATTGGTGAATATAGATAATTTCTGAAACAATCCAGCACTTTTACACACATTATGATCCTATTAAGTTTCTTTGATTACTTCTTTACCTACCTTTTTTCTAACCCCTTGTCCCAACTCTCCCCCACACCTAATAATACCTATCGATACATACAAATACCCCTAACCCCTAATTGCATCATTGTTGTCAGGGTAACTTTATGGGAACTGTAACCATGTTGTGTAGGTGAGAGAGGGGGACTGCTCTGTGGAATGCTTGGTTTGAGATGACAGATTAACCTGAATATGGGCAAAcggtgcacatacacacacgctgcACCCATACATACCCACTCAAATGGTATATGTGCATGCACGctaaacacacatacaataatATTTTCCAAATGTTCCTCAATTCATGCATAAACAATGCGCATTCCATTGTCTTTTCATGATCCATGCAAGGTGCCTTCCAATCCTTTTGTGGAAAAAAGCCTTAAGAAGCCTTATACGCCTCTCTCCATGTGGTTGATGCTTGATGTGCAGTTAGTCTCTACCAAGCTGATGCATGATGTTTTAAGTGATGCATGATGTTTTAAGTGAGTGATGTGTGATTCTCAATATTGGCAGTGCAGTGCTGTGCAGGCACGGGCTTGGGTTCTCTGTTGTATCAAACTATGAGAGAGTCTCTGCTCAGAGCAGGGGTCTGTTAAAGAAATACACCAAGAGCCACACGTTAGATACCCTGCAATCATGTTGCTCATGGTCGATTAGTCAGGCCTGGTCAGTGAGGGGATCCACACCAATCATGCAGGTCATGGTCTGTTAGTAATGTCTGAGTTCCACAAGAACGATACAatcacatacagtaacatacattcTTGTTGGCATTAAGATTTGACCTTTTTCCTCTAAAATAAAGCATTAAGcattacattatttacaaaatatagATCAAAATTACATCAAAATAGTGCTTTGACTCTTTTTTCACATAACAATCAATCAACATGAAATACTTTTAGAAAATGTTTTGATTTATATAGTAAAAATATGTACAACACCCACTGATATAAAATAAAGATGCTAACCAAGGCCAGTTGGTGTAATACTAAGACACTGGGATGGGTATACAGACTGTTAGAGTTGCTAGGCTTGCTACGTCTGAGCTCTTCTATCTGTGACAACCTGAGGGGGGGTTCTTCAACTTGATCCTCCTACAGGTAACTCACCATATTTCGGTTCATGTCCCTATCCTCTCGGTACCCCTGTACGGCGTGTGCTAGTCCTTTAGGGGGACGGGTYTAGGAGAACGGTTGCTTGGATGGGTCAGTGGTCCGGTACCGTTCTGAMGGCGGTTCGACCGTGCGGTAACGTTCAGCGGTTGGGTTGATCGTCTGATACCTTTCCACCTTCTGCTCTGAGTACGGAGGCAAAGAGTCCTCCTCCTCGGGCCGGTTGCTAGACGACTGTCTGTAGAAACCATCACTGCCCTTGCCCTTCGAACTGCCCTTGGAGGGAGTGTCACTATCCTCGTCAGCCCGCCACTttcctctctcgcccctctcccccgccctccccctCACCTTATGCTCCAATAGGTCATTGAGGAAAGCGTAATCGTAACCCCTCTCCCCATGGGTGTGCTGGTGGGGGCGAGAGGGGCGATCGCGWTCGCCATCCCACGTGTCCCTCCTCATCTTCTGCGGCGAGGGAGGGGGGCTGCGGCGGGAGTGCCAGTTGTTTTCCCGGTCTCCATGAAAACGGTGAGGGGGTGTGTGTTCCCAGTAGGGAGGATAGTGCTCTCGCCCCTGTAGCGCCAGGTCATAGTCCGTGTCCTGGTCTCGGGGCTCGCCCCTCCAGGCACGGGGGCCGTAGGACATAGAAAACTCCTCCAACTCATCCAGAGAGCCGGTACGCCCCCTGTTGCCCAATGTCTTCCTCTCCAGGTGKACAGAGCGAGGGTTCCACCTGAAACACAGGGGATCAGAGTACATAACAGATGCACAGTGCTAACAAAAATTTTAGTCCTACACTAAATACAAGATAATCAGgaatacaatatacaatacatatacaACATCCTCTTCTCTttatctcacacacagacacacacacacacaacgtatKTTGAGTACTGTAGAGACAGTCCTCACACAGACAGTCTTACAGAGTTACAGTCACACTCAGTGGTACCTGCTGTTTTGTTCGTCATCCGTGTCGTTGCCACGGTAATGCCTGGGTCGACGACTGTTGTGCACGGTAGCTGCCATGAGTTCTGATTGGTCATCTAGGTCGGCGATGGGAGGGAGAGCTTTCATCTGGACTGTGCGATAGGTTTGCCGGAAATCCGTGTCCCCTCCCTCATGCAGAGAGCTGAGCTCTGATATGCTACTGGCTGCGGGGACAACACATCACTATAGAGACTTTTACTGCTTTCAAGAAAAGTTTTTACGATAGTATTTTGAATCTGAACTGATCTACGGCATTTACAgtacaccaccatcatcactatGCATCAAGACTTTTAATCGAGTCACAGACACATCATCAAATATCACCAAAACTAATGCAAATAACATCTGATAGCCATAGTGTAAATATAGATGGCCGATTTTCAAAGCAAATGCTTTTGCTGATGGCTCTCATGGTATGTTGCTCTTAGTTTACATCTTGGGAGAGACATTATAGAAGGAATCTGAGCTAATTATGAAATTACAATATGCCACCCATAGAAACAGAATACATAGAATGGGATGGCGTTCCATGGAACACACCAGCCAAAGGGCTGTCTTCCTCCGCCTTATTGGAATTTACAATGACAAGATGCTTTCCACGGCAATTCATAAATAAATATGTGTTTACAAACAATTACCTAACCTTCTTACATTACTGGTATGGAAACTTCCATGTGAAATAGAGAACCGTGCCATCTAATAGTATCAGACGAAAATGTAACAGACCAATCAATACAGTGCACTGATGTCTTTCATCAAGAGTAAATCACCATCCATGGCCAAGTGTATTTGAGTGATATCATCCCACCCCAATGGTCTGTGTAACCTAATGCTATTACTATTTGATTATATACTTAAAAACCTTCTTATAGACATTATGATAATACAGATAACATCGTCCAAAAATGTGTTGTACTTACTAATGTTGATACGTTTACAAATGGATAATACATAATTTAATAATTGTTTATAAGCAGTTTATAAAACATTTGACTGATTCAACACAAKTGGATTCTCTCAGTAGATGGAATGAATGACATTTAGGGTTAGTGTGTTATTAATGGCGAAATCAATAGTTAATGTAGAATGTAACGGAGGGTTTCTGATGAAGAGGACACAAACCTTTACACAAGCACTAACAAAGACacttacatacaaacacacacattaaacacagaccgagacaaatacacagacaTGCACGCGTGGTGATTATAGAGGAACTACTGACTCCATACAGGCTTACATTGTGGAGGAGCCATCTTGGCAGAGGGAAACTGTCCCAGCTCCTTCTCCACGTAGTACAGAACCTTCATAGAGTCCTGACTGTGACTGGGCTGGAGACGATAGCCACTGCGTACTGtagacacagacgcacacacccACKCACACTTATATCAAGGATAAAAGCCACTATGGGCACAGTAAAAACCAAATCACACAAACtaaaacacataaaaacacacatgcacacatgaacGTATGAatgcacccatgcacacacacccacccacacacatacacacacgtctgGTCATAGACAACTCCACCCAGTTTAGAGACAGAAAATGAAGAGTGACATAAGAAGAGGGTTAGTTAACTCAGATGACCCTCTACAAATGGTAGTTAGTGTTACTGTGATATATCATGCAAAACTgcatttcccacaatgcagaaTGGCTTGTCCAGGTCCTGCAGACTGAAAGGACGAGCGCAGGTGTGGGTCAGGTCACTCACCCCCAGCTAGGTTCTTCTCCACTGAGGGGAAGGAGAGCATCTTAGGGTCCGCGAGGGACGGAGGGGCAAAGGGGACCATGGTGGGGACCCCAGGGATATAGTAGGGGGGGTACACAGCAATCTGGGGGGGCTGGCTATTCTTTGCCATCTTCCCCGCCTCATAGACtggaaaacaatgacaaataatattAAAATCCTAAACTTTTAAAAAGGGAAGCAAGTGAAtgtaagactgtgtgtgtttgtagttatgtgtttgtgcgtgtgtgtgtgtgttactcacgGTGACGTGGGCAGCAGCAGGTGTcggggcagcagcagcagcggaggTAGCAGCAGCAGGAGTGAGGGCAGCACTGACACCAGCAGATCCCCATCAACAAAAGGAACAACATACTGCCCAGGACTACAGATCCCACAAACGTCCACTctggaacacaaacacagagatgaATAAGACTACAGATCCCACAAACAGTAGAGATACACATCAAGTTACTTGAGTTAGTAACTACATGTGACTCACTCAAGTTACATCTTCTGCATCTCTGTCTATAATAACCATTGACATGAAAGGTCATATTAACCCCCCAACACTCTGGGTGTAGAAAGGCAGAGCTTGCTGGCTGCACGACAAGGCTCTCAACACTAATGATGAATTCATCAGGGCGTAAGCAGAAATGAAAATGTCAATACTTCAGTCAGCCCCTTGTGAAAAAACACATCCCAAGTTGACCTCTTCAGAGAGACATCTCATTTTCAAAAGAGATAGGGGGGTAGGGTTTTTTGTGAATAATTCTGCTCCATTGAGGAGKGGTATTAAATGCACACCATGCATTTAGTACTGTAGTAAGAATATGATTGGGACAGTAAGGCTtccattttataaatgccgacagataatttgtttgctcgacatggtgggatctttttgtgtcggtaaaattaattattgCGAGCAATggcagtggaaatgcctttatgaaaaaatattgatataataatcatatacagttgaagtcagtttttcacaattcctgacatttaatcctagtaaacatttcatgtcttaggtcagttaggatcaccactttattttaagaatgtgaaatgtcagaataatagtcgagacaataatttatttcagcttttatttctttcatcacaatcccagtgggtcagaagtttacatacactcaattagtatttggtagcattgcctttaaattgtttaacWtgggtcaaacatttcgggtagccttccacaagcttcccacaataagttgggtgaattttggcccattcctcctgacagagctggtgtaactgagtcaggtttgtaggcttccttgctcgcacatgctttttcagttctgcccacaaatgttctttaggattgaggtcagggctttgtaatggccaccctataccttgactttgttgtacttaagccattttaccacaactttggaagtatgcttggggtcattgtccatttggaagacccatttgcgaccaagctttaacttcctgactgatgtcttgagatgttgcttcaatatatccacataattttcctgcctcatgatgccatctattttgtgaagtgcaccagtccctcctgcagcaaagcacccccacaacatgatgctgccacccccatgcttcacggttgagatggtgttctttggcttgcaagcctccgcctttttcctccaaacataacgatggtcattatgggcaaacagttctatttttgtttcgtcagaccagaggacatttctccaaaaagtacgatctttgtccccatgtgcagttgcaaaccgtagtctggctttttatttggcggttttggagcagtggcgtcttccttgctatgcggcctttcaggttatgtcgatataggacttgttttactgtggatatagatacttttgtacctgtttcctccagcatcttcacaaggtcctttgctgttgttctgggattgatttgcactttcgcaccaaagtacgttcagctctaggagacagaatgcgtctccttcctgagcggtatgacagctgcgttgtcccatggtgtttatacttgggtactattgtttgtacagatgaacgtggtaccttcaggcgtttggaaattgctcccaaggatgaaccagactggtggtctacaattgttttctgatgtcttggctgatttcttttgattttcccatgatgtcaagcaaagaggcactgagtttgaaggtgggccttgaaatacaWccacaggtacacctccaattgactcaaattatgtcaattagcctatcagaagcttctaaagccatgacataatttctggaattttccaagctgtttaaaggcacagtcaacttagtgtatgtaaacttctgacccactggaattgtgatacagtgaattataagtgaaataatctgtctgtaaacaattgttggaaaaattacttgtgtcatgcacaaagtagatgtcctatccgacttgtcaaaactatagtttgttaacaagaaatttgtggagtggttgaaaaatgagttttaatgactccaacctaagtgtatgtaaacttccgacttcaactg is part of the Salvelinus sp. IW2-2015 linkage group LG36, ASM291031v2, whole genome shotgun sequence genome and encodes:
- the ildr2 gene encoding LOW QUALITY PROTEIN: immunoglobulin-like domain-containing receptor 2 isoform X1 (The sequence of the model RefSeq protein was modified relative to this genomic sequence to represent the inferred CDS: substituted 1 base at 1 genomic stop codon) gives rise to the protein MNWLLGRWIIFCITVCVCAGVQVTVREKRRFAMLFQSVVLECQYHTPSSQTPVVQWWYKSYCRDRTRDSFTLPESFGVQGSELGAAAHLECSDSSRTVRIVASGQGPSMTLAEHYKGRDIAIXNKADLRIGKLQWGDSGVYFCKIVIADDLEGKNEGQVEVLVLGRTGVLDDLLPEFDVEIMPEWTFVGSVVLGSMLFLLLMGICWCQCCPHSCCCYLRCCCCPDTCCCPRHLYEAGKMAKNSQPPQIAVYPPYYIPGVPTMVPFAPPSLADPKMLSFPSVEKNLAGVRSGYRLQPSHSQDSMKVLYYVEKELGQFPSAKMAPPQSSSISELSSLHEGGDTDFRQTYRTVQMKALPPIADLDDQSELMAATVHNSRRPRHYRGNDTDDEQNSRWNPRSVHLERKTLGNRGRTGSLDELEEFSMSYGPRAWRGEPRDQDTDYDLALQGREHYPPYWEHTPPHRFHGDRENNWHSRRSPPPSPQKMRRDTWDGXRDRPSRPHQHTHGERGYDYAFLNDLLEHKVRGRAGERGERGKWRADEDSDTPSKGSSKGKGSDGFYRQSSSNRPEEEDSLPPYSEQKVERYQTINPTAERYRTVEPPSERYRTTDPSKQPFSXTRPPKGLAHAVQGYREDRDMNRNMTPALSRDSLIV
- the ildr2 gene encoding LOW QUALITY PROTEIN: immunoglobulin-like domain-containing receptor 2 isoform X3 (The sequence of the model RefSeq protein was modified relative to this genomic sequence to represent the inferred CDS: substituted 1 base at 1 genomic stop codon), whose protein sequence is MNWLLGRWIIFCITVCVCAGVQVTVREKRRFAMLFQSVVLECQYHTPSSQTPVVQWWYKSYCRDRTRDSFTLPESFGVQGSELGAAAHLECSDSSRTVRIVASGQGPSMTLAEHYKGRDIAIXNKADLRIGKLQWGDSGVYFCKIVIADDLEGKNEGQVEVLVLGRTGVLDDLLPEFDVEIMPEWTFVGSVVLGSMLFLLLMGICWCQCCPHSCCCYLRCCCCPDTCCCPRHLYEAGKMAKNSQPPQIAVYPPYYIPGVPTMVPFAPPSLADPKMLSFPSVEKNLAGASSISELSSLHEGGDTDFRQTYRTVQMKALPPIADLDDQSELMAATVHNSRRPRHYRGNDTDDEQNSRWNPRSVHLERKTLGNRGRTGSLDELEEFSMSYGPRAWRGEPRDQDTDYDLALQGREHYPPYWEHTPPHRFHGDRENNWHSRRSPPPSPQKMRRDTWDGXRDRPSRPHQHTHGERGYDYAFLNDLLEHKVRGRAGERGERGKWRADEDSDTPSKGSSKGKGSDGFYRQSSSNRPEEEDSLPPYSEQKVERYQTINPTAERYRTVEPPSERYRTTDPSKQPFSXTRPPKGLAHAVQGYREDRDMNRNMTPALSRDSLIV
- the ildr2 gene encoding LOW QUALITY PROTEIN: immunoglobulin-like domain-containing receptor 2 isoform X2 (The sequence of the model RefSeq protein was modified relative to this genomic sequence to represent the inferred CDS: substituted 1 base at 1 genomic stop codon), with translation MNWLLGRWIIFCITVCVCAGVQVTVREKRRFAMLFQSVVLECQYHTPSSQTPVVQWWYKSYCRDRTRDSFTLPESFGVQGSELGAAAHLECSDSSRTVRIVASGQGPSMTLAEHYKGRDIAIXNKADLRIGKLQWGDSGVYFCKIVIADDLEGKNEGQVEVLVLEWTFVGSVVLGSMLFLLLMGICWCQCCPHSCCCYLRCCCCPDTCCCPRHLYEAGKMAKNSQPPQIAVYPPYYIPGVPTMVPFAPPSLADPKMLSFPSVEKNLAGVRSGYRLQPSHSQDSMKVLYYVEKELGQFPSAKMAPPQSSSISELSSLHEGGDTDFRQTYRTVQMKALPPIADLDDQSELMAATVHNSRRPRHYRGNDTDDEQNSRWNPRSVHLERKTLGNRGRTGSLDELEEFSMSYGPRAWRGEPRDQDTDYDLALQGREHYPPYWEHTPPHRFHGDRENNWHSRRSPPPSPQKMRRDTWDGXRDRPSRPHQHTHGERGYDYAFLNDLLEHKVRGRAGERGERGKWRADEDSDTPSKGSSKGKGSDGFYRQSSSNRPEEEDSLPPYSEQKVERYQTINPTAERYRTVEPPSERYRTTDPSKQPFSXTRPPKGLAHAVQGYREDRDMNRNMTPALSRDSLIV
- the ildr2 gene encoding LOW QUALITY PROTEIN: immunoglobulin-like domain-containing receptor 2 isoform X4 (The sequence of the model RefSeq protein was modified relative to this genomic sequence to represent the inferred CDS: substituted 1 base at 1 genomic stop codon); its protein translation is MNWLLGRWIIFCITEADLRIGKLQWGDSGVYFCKIVIADDLEGKNEGQVEVLVLGRTGVLDDLLPEFDVEIMPEWTFVGSVVLGSMLFLLLMGICWCQCCPHSCCCYLRCCCCPDTCCCPRHLYEAGKMAKNSQPPQIAVYPPYYIPGVPTMVPFAPPSLADPKMLSFPSVEKNLAGVRSGYRLQPSHSQDSMKVLYYVEKELGQFPSAKMAPPQSSSISELSSLHEGGDTDFRQTYRTVQMKALPPIADLDDQSELMAATVHNSRRPRHYRGNDTDDEQNSRWNPRSVHLERKTLGNRGRTGSLDELEEFSMSYGPRAWRGEPRDQDTDYDLALQGREHYPPYWEHTPPHRFHGDRENNWHSRRSPPPSPQKMRRDTWDGXRDRPSRPHQHTHGERGYDYAFLNDLLEHKVRGRAGERGERGKWRADEDSDTPSKGSSKGKGSDGFYRQSSSNRPEEEDSLPPYSEQKVERYQTINPTAERYRTVEPPSERYRTTDPSKQPFSXTRPPKGLAHAVQGYREDRDMNRNMTPALSRDSLIV